One Prevotella melaninogenica DNA window includes the following coding sequences:
- a CDS encoding 3'-5' exonuclease yields the protein MEANNYTPSLDKYQIPVVEASQGHHLVLASPGCGKTHILVERIRYARERGVKYEDMLCLTFTNRAAREMTNRIQKVVGGDFSELMVGNVHRFCSKFLFEQGRIPADSAIIDDEEAVSIIADYRNEDEEGVTRDFNRYKGYQTIIFFQHFIYQMEHQHPWKYYLHPESFTDDDREAVKHICASQKIEYDEQAVVNIYHHAQEYMDEANAPGLDGKTADRIRVLLWKMYYANCYARYKEENHLFDFEDLLLYTYDIYRSDPTCKRYPWIQVDEVQDLNGMQLAIIDLLTAEDNPMVMYLGDEQQAIFSFMGAKVETLTLLKMRCKGNIHHLQRNHRSPKYLLDVFNDYAEKQLKIDRELLPLSDNDTKATSGDLRIIHSSTIEAEHKDITTEALCLYEQNKEERTAVIVSANSDADRISEAMTEAGLTHFKVSGRDLFDTPDVKLLLAHLSVLSNEHNSIAWTRIMKGVRAFPSHALARRFNWKLKQLALSPSDFLLYPESCYTAEFLRAYDEEEIIVFDTETTGLDVFNDDIIEIAAIRIKGGEVIGEPLDLYIETDKPISPMLGDKENPMYAIYHKKMATGELLTPEDALQCFLTFVGTSPILGHNANYDYNILDNNLQRYCNDTMQAHENRCFDSLKLIRLLAPSLHSYKLESLLETFQLAGVNSHQAIDDVKATVSLVRLCAEKAREKQAQQEAFIHHPKVKPFANVLRSNYGERYREAVNRLYQLSTNHEPALVSELSAAYHAFRSDGLINDIPRLDYILRYLRIDMLTDETVANALAPQLSQYVMDINTLKEADFCNSKSILERIYVTTVHKAKGLEFDNVIIFDAADGRYPNAYNNAKQQDEEDARKFYVAMSRAKRRLFIAYALQMVDRHGRVFNRDLTPLMDSIQKYFN from the coding sequence ATGGAAGCAAATAATTACACACCAAGTTTAGATAAATATCAGATTCCTGTCGTTGAGGCAAGTCAGGGACATCATCTTGTATTGGCATCGCCGGGTTGTGGTAAGACACATATCCTCGTAGAGAGGATAAGATACGCACGAGAAAGGGGTGTGAAGTATGAAGATATGCTCTGTCTTACGTTCACAAACCGTGCTGCAAGAGAGATGACCAACCGTATTCAAAAGGTGGTGGGAGGTGATTTCTCTGAACTGATGGTGGGTAATGTGCATCGTTTTTGTTCTAAATTCCTCTTTGAACAGGGACGTATACCAGCCGATTCTGCCATTATTGACGACGAAGAGGCGGTGAGTATTATCGCTGATTACCGCAATGAAGATGAAGAAGGAGTAACAAGAGACTTCAACCGATACAAAGGTTATCAGACGATTATCTTCTTTCAGCATTTCATCTATCAGATGGAACACCAGCATCCATGGAAGTATTATCTTCATCCAGAGAGTTTCACGGATGATGATCGAGAAGCTGTAAAGCATATTTGTGCCTCACAAAAGATTGAATATGACGAGCAGGCGGTAGTGAATATCTATCACCATGCACAGGAATATATGGACGAGGCGAATGCGCCAGGGCTTGATGGGAAGACAGCAGATAGGATTCGTGTACTCCTTTGGAAGATGTATTACGCTAATTGTTATGCCCGATATAAGGAGGAGAATCACCTCTTTGACTTTGAAGACTTGCTCCTCTATACATACGATATCTATCGTTCTGACCCTACCTGCAAGCGTTATCCATGGATACAGGTCGATGAAGTGCAGGATCTTAACGGTATGCAGCTTGCTATCATCGACCTACTGACAGCAGAAGACAACCCAATGGTGATGTACTTAGGCGACGAACAGCAGGCTATCTTCTCTTTTATGGGTGCGAAAGTGGAGACACTAACCCTCTTGAAGATGCGCTGTAAGGGTAATATACATCATCTGCAGCGTAACCACCGTTCACCAAAATACTTGCTCGATGTCTTCAATGACTATGCAGAAAAGCAACTGAAGATAGACCGCGAACTGCTTCCTCTTTCCGATAATGACACTAAGGCTACGTCGGGAGACTTGAGAATCATACATAGTAGTACGATAGAAGCTGAACACAAGGATATTACCACTGAGGCTCTCTGCCTTTATGAGCAAAATAAGGAAGAGCGTACAGCCGTCATCGTTAGTGCTAATTCGGATGCTGACCGTATCAGTGAAGCTATGACGGAAGCAGGGCTGACCCACTTTAAGGTGTCTGGTCGCGACCTCTTCGATACACCAGATGTCAAGCTGTTATTGGCACATTTGAGTGTACTCTCCAATGAACATAACTCTATAGCGTGGACACGTATTATGAAAGGGGTGCGTGCCTTCCCTTCTCATGCCCTTGCTCGCCGATTTAATTGGAAGCTAAAGCAGTTGGCACTGTCACCATCCGATTTCCTTCTCTACCCCGAAAGCTGTTATACGGCAGAGTTTCTTCGTGCGTATGATGAGGAGGAAATCATTGTTTTCGATACAGAAACAACTGGCTTAGACGTGTTCAATGACGACATTATTGAGATTGCTGCCATCCGAATTAAGGGTGGGGAAGTGATTGGTGAACCGCTTGATCTATACATAGAAACCGATAAGCCGATTTCGCCAATGCTCGGTGATAAGGAGAATCCGATGTATGCTATCTATCATAAGAAGATGGCTACTGGCGAACTACTTACCCCTGAAGATGCCTTACAATGTTTCCTAACATTCGTGGGTACAAGTCCTATTCTCGGTCATAACGCTAACTATGATTATAACATATTGGACAACAATCTGCAACGTTACTGCAATGACACGATGCAAGCACACGAGAATCGTTGCTTTGATTCGCTCAAACTGATAAGACTATTGGCTCCGAGCCTTCATTCTTATAAGTTGGAAAGCCTGCTTGAAACCTTCCAGTTGGCGGGTGTTAATAGTCATCAGGCGATTGATGATGTGAAGGCAACGGTCAGTCTTGTACGCCTCTGTGCTGAGAAAGCACGTGAGAAGCAAGCACAACAAGAGGCTTTTATCCACCATCCGAAGGTGAAACCATTTGCCAATGTGCTGCGTAGCAATTATGGCGAACGCTATCGAGAGGCTGTTAACCGACTTTATCAGCTATCAACCAACCATGAACCCGCCCTTGTAAGTGAACTCTCTGCAGCTTATCATGCCTTTCGTTCAGATGGCTTAATCAACGACATCCCCCGATTAGACTATATTCTGCGTTATCTCCGCATAGATATGCTGACGGATGAGACGGTAGCTAATGCCCTTGCACCACAGCTCTCGCAGTACGTAATGGATATTAATACGCTGAAAGAAGCCGACTTCTGTAACAGTAAGAGTATTCTTGAGCGTATCTATGTGACGACTGTTCACAAGGCAAAGGGATTGGAGTTTGATAATGTTATCATCTTTGATGCAGCCGATGGACGCTACCCGAACGCCTATAACAATGCGAAACAGCAAGACGAGGAAGATGCTCGTAAGTTCTATGTAGCTATGTCACGCGCTAAGCGTCGCCTGTTCATTGCTTATGCCTTGCAGATGGTCGACCGCCACGGAAGGGTTTTCAATCGTGATTTGACACCCCTAATGGATAGTATTCAAAAGTATTTTAATTAG
- a CDS encoding SemiSWEET family transporter: MTKEKFFTSMGWIGMVTSVLMYVFYFPQIENNLAGQKGTFIQPFMAGVNCTLWVAYGLFKEKRDWPLAIANTPGIIFGFVAAFTAL; encoded by the coding sequence ATGACAAAAGAAAAGTTCTTCACTTCTATGGGATGGATTGGTATGGTAACATCAGTGTTAATGTATGTTTTCTATTTTCCACAGATAGAAAACAACTTAGCAGGGCAGAAGGGAACCTTCATTCAGCCATTTATGGCAGGTGTAAACTGCACCTTATGGGTCGCTTACGGATTGTTCAAAGAGAAGCGTGACTGGCCATTGGCGATTGCTAACACACCGGGTATCATCTTTGGTTTTGTAGCAGCTTTTACTGCATTGTAA
- a CDS encoding DUF4468 domain-containing protein: MKKFLIFLFMCLPMMAAAQTTLTPEQKLEQAQRQLEEAKAALEQAKANAAKAKAEAEARAKKEAEDKAKAKDIEKKIADMKAEAERLSREAEALSEAANKAQTTTVAPATKAAATTTKAVSNASSDAWVVPTTPATAAARANKNVSTDNKEKKDLYLQKGIIPEVNGQVVWTETFNVPGATADELYDKAFAYLTELTQGDNQLSGSKVALVNKGEHCIVATVREKLIFSSSFLSLDYTQFNYVLQATCRDGQATLTMNRLTYRYDVQGNVSDLLAEQWITDKYAVNKKQTRLLPVSGKFRRATVDRKNSIFEGFAQALK, translated from the coding sequence ATGAAGAAATTTTTGATATTCTTGTTTATGTGCCTTCCAATGATGGCTGCGGCACAGACTACGCTGACTCCAGAACAGAAGTTGGAACAGGCACAACGCCAGTTAGAGGAGGCTAAGGCTGCCTTGGAACAGGCGAAGGCAAACGCTGCAAAAGCGAAGGCTGAGGCTGAAGCAAGAGCCAAGAAGGAAGCTGAGGATAAGGCGAAAGCAAAGGATATAGAAAAGAAGATTGCTGATATGAAGGCTGAGGCAGAACGATTGTCACGTGAGGCTGAGGCACTCAGTGAGGCTGCTAATAAAGCTCAGACGACTACGGTAGCACCAGCAACAAAGGCTGCGGCAACCACTACAAAGGCTGTTAGCAACGCTTCATCAGATGCGTGGGTTGTTCCAACAACGCCAGCGACTGCAGCTGCACGTGCAAATAAGAATGTGAGTACAGACAATAAAGAAAAAAAAGACCTTTATCTTCAGAAGGGTATCATACCAGAGGTGAACGGTCAGGTGGTATGGACTGAAACATTCAATGTACCAGGAGCAACTGCTGACGAACTCTATGACAAGGCGTTTGCTTATCTTACAGAACTTACACAGGGCGACAATCAGTTGAGTGGTAGTAAGGTTGCCTTGGTGAACAAGGGTGAGCATTGTATTGTGGCAACGGTACGTGAGAAGTTGATTTTCTCATCTTCGTTTCTCTCATTGGACTATACGCAGTTTAACTATGTGCTTCAAGCAACTTGTCGTGATGGACAGGCAACATTGACAATGAACCGTTTGACTTATCGTTATGATGTTCAAGGCAATGTTTCTGACCTATTGGCAGAGCAGTGGATTACCGATAAGTATGCTGTCAATAAGAAGCAGACTCGTCTCTTGCCTGTATCTGGTAAGTTCCGTCGTGCTACTGTTGACCGTAAGAATAGTATCTTTGAAGGCTTCGCTCAGGCATTGAAGTAA
- a CDS encoding putative porin: MKKLTILFSLFVLVANAAMAQTDGTTPYDDGTFTADGYRNNRNMGRSDSIQSEHKEIPRGLKVWTIDERFGDRKAAVPDTLSYMYMNSNLTYGKRGEYNTLGNLGSPRQNRIFIDRPATSEFFFLDPYDMFIVQPNNFQFTSTLSPITVLSYNTAGNRNNGEDRFKAIFAVNAGKEWGFGFKFDYLYGRGYYSNQSTSHFNYSMWGSYLGERYQAHLLLSLNHQKVAENGGIANDAYITHPESFRDSYSEEEIPTILKQNWNRNDNQHVFFNHRYSLGFFRKVPMTEEEIKAKQFALKSQKAQEAQQDKDKARRRAKAKGEKFDEEAYDKEKRSAGRPDDAVIAGDASQVKTTADNANANERLTVNLEDSIQMANLKKQDALAKDSTQKWMKEEYVPVTSFIHTVRFDNYRRIYQAYDTPTDFYAQNYFNYGTAANDSIYDTTKHWSLKNTFAVALLEGFNKWAKAGLKAFLSYELRHYALPSMITPSASTVAFYNGDKTWNQHDISVGGQLLKTQGKTFHYDVSAEAWLAGSRAGQVHVDGHADLGFPLLGDTVQLAATAFFHRSAPSFYMGQYYGKHYMWDNNLNQEIHSRILGEFSLKKTRTKLRVGYDVFKNYTYFGIQNDRIQSGDNYLVQHNNLNVRQSSSPINLLTLQLQQDFRLGIFNWQNVLTFQKSSKAEILPVPTFNAYSNLFIRFKIARVLDVDLGVDGRYFTSYYAPEYIPGIGAFGIQETDASRTKIGNYPHLNAYANFQLQHTRFYVMFTHVNSADGGKYFYTPHYPLNQRVLQFGISWNFFN; encoded by the coding sequence ATGAAGAAACTTACTATCTTATTTTCCCTTTTTGTGTTAGTGGCTAATGCTGCTATGGCACAGACAGACGGCACCACTCCGTATGATGATGGTACGTTCACGGCTGATGGTTATAGAAACAATCGTAACATGGGACGTTCGGATTCTATACAAAGTGAGCACAAGGAGATACCACGTGGCTTGAAGGTGTGGACGATTGATGAGCGTTTCGGTGACCGCAAAGCTGCTGTTCCCGATACGTTGTCGTATATGTATATGAATTCTAACCTCACTTATGGAAAGCGAGGGGAGTATAACACCTTGGGAAACTTGGGTTCTCCACGTCAGAATCGTATCTTTATTGATCGTCCTGCTACGTCAGAATTCTTCTTCCTCGACCCGTATGATATGTTTATCGTACAGCCAAACAATTTCCAGTTTACCTCAACCCTTTCGCCGATCACGGTTCTCTCTTATAATACCGCTGGTAACAGAAACAACGGAGAAGACCGATTTAAGGCAATCTTTGCGGTGAATGCGGGTAAGGAGTGGGGCTTTGGCTTTAAGTTTGATTACCTATACGGACGTGGATATTATAGCAATCAGAGTACTTCTCATTTCAACTATTCAATGTGGGGAAGCTATTTAGGTGAACGCTATCAGGCACATTTGCTTCTTTCTCTTAATCATCAGAAGGTCGCTGAGAATGGTGGTATTGCCAATGATGCCTATATCACGCATCCAGAGTCGTTCCGTGATAGCTATAGCGAAGAAGAGATTCCAACCATATTGAAGCAGAATTGGAATAGAAATGACAATCAACATGTGTTCTTCAATCACCGTTATAGTCTCGGCTTCTTTCGTAAGGTGCCGATGACGGAAGAGGAGATTAAGGCAAAGCAGTTTGCTCTTAAATCTCAGAAAGCACAAGAAGCACAGCAGGATAAAGACAAGGCTCGTCGCCGTGCAAAGGCAAAAGGCGAGAAGTTTGATGAGGAAGCTTACGATAAAGAGAAGCGTTCTGCAGGTCGACCTGACGATGCTGTCATTGCTGGAGATGCGTCACAAGTGAAGACAACAGCGGACAATGCTAATGCCAATGAGCGTTTGACGGTCAATTTGGAGGACTCTATTCAGATGGCAAACCTCAAGAAACAGGATGCTTTGGCTAAGGACTCTACTCAGAAGTGGATGAAGGAAGAGTATGTTCCAGTGACGAGTTTCATTCATACAGTACGTTTCGATAATTACCGTCGTATCTATCAAGCATACGATACTCCGACTGATTTCTATGCACAGAACTACTTTAACTATGGTACTGCAGCCAATGATTCGATTTATGATACGACAAAGCACTGGTCCTTGAAGAATACCTTTGCTGTCGCTTTGCTTGAGGGATTCAACAAATGGGCGAAGGCTGGACTGAAAGCTTTCCTTTCCTATGAGTTGCGCCATTATGCTCTTCCTTCAATGATAACGCCAAGTGCGAGTACTGTTGCCTTCTATAATGGTGACAAGACATGGAACCAACATGACATTTCTGTCGGTGGTCAGCTGTTGAAGACACAGGGTAAGACGTTCCATTATGATGTTAGTGCGGAGGCTTGGTTGGCTGGAAGTAGGGCAGGGCAGGTTCATGTTGATGGTCATGCTGACCTCGGTTTCCCTCTTTTGGGTGACACAGTTCAACTCGCTGCAACAGCTTTCTTCCACCGTTCTGCTCCATCCTTCTATATGGGTCAGTACTATGGTAAGCATTATATGTGGGACAATAACCTCAATCAAGAGATACATTCTCGCATCTTGGGTGAGTTCTCTTTGAAGAAGACACGCACTAAGTTGCGTGTTGGCTATGATGTTTTTAAGAACTATACCTACTTTGGTATACAAAACGACCGCATCCAAAGCGGTGATAACTACCTCGTACAGCATAACAACTTGAATGTCCGTCAGTCCAGCAGTCCTATCAACTTGCTGACTTTACAGCTACAACAAGACTTCCGTTTGGGCATCTTCAACTGGCAAAATGTGCTGACTTTCCAGAAATCAAGTAAGGCAGAAATACTCCCAGTACCGACATTCAACGCTTATAGTAACCTGTTTATACGATTCAAGATAGCACGTGTGTTGGATGTTGACCTTGGTGTTGACGGTCGTTACTTCACAAGTTATTATGCGCCAGAGTATATACCTGGAATCGGTGCTTTTGGTATACAGGAGACCGATGCGAGCCGTACAAAGATTGGTAACTATCCACATTTGAATGCTTATGCTAACTTCCAGTTACAGCATACTCGCTTCTATGTAATGTTCACGCATGTAAACAGTGCTGATGGGGGTAAATATTTCTATACGCCTCACTACCCATTGAACCAGCGTGTATTGCAGTTTGGTATCAGCTGGAACTTCTTTAACTAA
- the menA gene encoding 1,4-dihydroxy-2-naphthoate octaprenyltransferase encodes MISENDKIKTNSLSAWVLAARPKTLTGAMVPVMIGTAWAWKLSGGENFRVVPAILCFLFAFLMQIDSNFINDYFDCLKGNDDRATRLGPKRACSEGWITLPVMRIGLVVNSLLASLVGIPLIFFGGWEMILVGVACVLFAFLYTTYFSYLGLGDVLVLVFFGIVPVVFTTYVILPDHSQALCFEVIMSGIICGLVIDTLLVVNNYRDRENDKRDGKITLIVRIGEKKAERLYLALGLMTYLQLLLLLFSGERDSLLSFIFLFVIFIPYGILHYKTAMQMKQIKKGKELNIILAQTARNMLIYGIATTIALVGL; translated from the coding sequence GTGATTTCAGAGAATGATAAGATAAAGACCAACAGTCTTTCAGCATGGGTACTTGCTGCGCGTCCGAAGACGCTCACAGGTGCAATGGTCCCCGTAATGATAGGAACTGCTTGGGCTTGGAAGCTAAGTGGCGGGGAGAACTTTCGGGTTGTGCCTGCCATTCTTTGTTTTCTCTTTGCCTTTCTGATGCAGATAGACTCGAACTTCATCAATGACTACTTCGATTGTTTGAAAGGTAATGATGATCGTGCCACTCGTTTAGGTCCGAAGCGGGCTTGTTCTGAAGGCTGGATAACCCTCCCTGTCATGCGCATAGGACTTGTTGTCAATTCTTTATTAGCCTCTCTTGTTGGTATTCCCCTCATCTTCTTCGGTGGTTGGGAAATGATACTCGTTGGTGTAGCCTGTGTTCTCTTTGCCTTTCTCTACACCACTTACTTCTCTTATCTTGGCTTAGGTGATGTCTTGGTGTTAGTATTCTTTGGTATTGTTCCCGTCGTTTTCACCACCTATGTCATCCTTCCTGACCATTCTCAAGCCCTGTGTTTTGAGGTAATTATGTCGGGCATTATCTGCGGTTTGGTGATAGACACCCTCCTTGTAGTCAATAACTATCGTGATAGAGAGAATGATAAACGTGACGGAAAGATAACCCTCATTGTGAGAATAGGTGAGAAAAAGGCAGAAAGGCTGTACTTAGCATTAGGTCTTATGACCTATCTTCAGTTGCTTCTTCTTCTCTTTTCAGGTGAGAGAGACAGTCTCCTTTCCTTTATCTTCTTGTTTGTTATCTTCATCCCTTATGGTATCTTGCATTACAAAACAGCCATGCAAATGAAGCAAATAAAGAAAGGTAAGGAGCTAAATATCATCTTGGCGCAAACCGCTCGGAACATGCTAATCTATGGTATAGCAACTACGATTGCATTAGTTGGTTTATAA
- a CDS encoding HD domain-containing protein produces the protein MSQPNLELMNFVERQILPRYNDFGKSHGLGHVQRVIKSSLALAAVTGADVNMVYVIAAYHDLGMAGPRAIHHITSGKILIADVRLRKWFSAEQLKIMKEAVEDHRASSSRVPRSIYGKIVAEADRDLEPEVVFSRAILYGIENYPEKNDEQMWQRFRDHMKEKYGRSGYLKLWIPGSPNAKNLEIIRKTIDSEAELRKVFDRIYQQIREQDEKN, from the coding sequence ATGTCCCAGCCCAATCTCGAACTAATGAACTTTGTGGAGCGACAGATACTCCCACGTTATAATGACTTTGGAAAGAGCCATGGACTCGGACACGTGCAGCGTGTCATTAAGAGTTCACTTGCTTTGGCAGCCGTAACGGGTGCCGATGTGAATATGGTATATGTCATTGCCGCCTATCATGACCTTGGTATGGCGGGTCCACGAGCCATTCATCATATCACCAGTGGTAAGATTCTCATTGCTGATGTACGACTCCGAAAATGGTTCTCTGCCGAACAGTTGAAGATTATGAAGGAGGCAGTCGAAGACCATCGGGCCAGTAGTTCACGTGTACCACGCAGCATCTATGGTAAAATTGTTGCTGAGGCTGACCGTGACCTTGAGCCAGAAGTAGTCTTCTCACGTGCCATTCTCTATGGTATTGAGAACTATCCAGAGAAGAATGATGAACAGATGTGGCAACGTTTCCGCGACCATATGAAAGAGAAATATGGGCGTTCTGGTTATCTGAAACTATGGATTCCAGGCTCACCGAATGCAAAGAATCTTGAAATAATCCGCAAGACGATTGACAGTGAGGCGGAGTTGCGAAAGGTATTTGACCGCATCTATCAGCAGATACGTGAACAAGACGAAAAGAACTAA
- a CDS encoding nucleoside deaminase: protein MTKEELMRRAIKLSADSVRNGGGPFGAVIARNGEIIAEGSNGVTIYNDPTAHAEVSTIRKACQKLNTFDLSGCEIYTSCEPCPMCFGAIYWAHLDKIYYANDRKDAADIGFDDDFIYQEIAVQPQYRKKPSEILLHNEALEVFKQWTAKTDKTEY from the coding sequence ATGACGAAAGAAGAATTGATGCGAAGAGCTATTAAACTCTCTGCCGACAGTGTACGTAATGGGGGCGGTCCATTTGGTGCTGTTATTGCCCGTAATGGCGAAATCATTGCCGAAGGAAGCAATGGTGTGACCATTTACAACGACCCTACAGCCCATGCGGAAGTCTCTACAATCCGCAAAGCGTGTCAGAAATTGAATACCTTTGACCTCAGTGGTTGCGAAATCTATACCTCTTGCGAACCTTGTCCGATGTGCTTTGGCGCAATCTATTGGGCACATCTCGATAAGATCTACTATGCCAACGACCGCAAAGATGCTGCCGACATTGGTTTTGATGACGATTTCATCTACCAGGAGATAGCCGTACAACCGCAATATCGCAAGAAGCCTTCAGAAATCCTTTTGCACAATGAAGCGTTAGAAGTCTTTAAGCAGTGGACAGCAAAGACGGATAAAACAGAATATTGA
- a CDS encoding TolC family protein: MTTKSKLYHVITILVILMSIVACKTPQATMPKDTLKDSLPALSKDSSVTISPAWREFFQDPMLQKLIETALQNNQDLKITLQELAIARSAITAKQAALLPSVTANIGAGVSKVGRYTAEGAGNVGTEMTPGHKIPTVIPDLSPSLQVDWTIDLWNKLNSGKKAAVERYLASEAGQRAIKSQLVADVAENYYLLLALDYKLSVMQQYISLQQDAVRIARIQKEADADTQLAVEKFEAELAKAQADEYLLRQSIVETENNLNLLLGRFPQTIQRTKVDFLQLPMPTTAHSLSTQLLLQRPDVIQAEHQLKAAKWDVETARKEFLPSFNISAAIGLNAFNPKYLFKLPESLAFNALGGLTAPLINKKAIQANFAQADALQIEALYNYDKTLLTAFIETSTLQSKISNIKLLQQFKQKQNDALVRAVSAAQKLYLNNRATYLEVIDSERGQLDCKMELIDAKSQQLSTLIEMYSAFF, encoded by the coding sequence ATGACGACAAAGAGTAAACTATATCATGTCATTACTATTCTTGTAATCCTTATGAGCATTGTAGCCTGCAAAACACCGCAGGCTACAATGCCCAAAGATACGCTTAAGGACTCTTTACCAGCCTTATCCAAGGATAGTAGCGTAACCATATCGCCTGCATGGAGAGAGTTTTTTCAAGACCCAATGCTTCAGAAACTGATTGAAACTGCCTTACAAAACAATCAAGATCTCAAGATAACATTGCAGGAGTTGGCCATAGCGAGAAGTGCGATTACTGCTAAACAAGCTGCTCTCCTACCTTCTGTTACAGCAAATATTGGTGCGGGAGTTTCTAAAGTTGGCCGCTACACAGCTGAGGGAGCAGGTAATGTTGGTACGGAGATGACTCCTGGGCATAAGATTCCAACTGTTATTCCTGACCTTTCTCCATCACTACAAGTAGACTGGACCATAGATTTATGGAACAAATTAAATAGTGGTAAAAAGGCTGCTGTAGAGCGATATTTGGCTTCAGAAGCTGGACAACGTGCTATCAAAAGTCAGTTAGTGGCAGATGTAGCAGAGAACTATTATCTATTGTTGGCTCTTGATTACAAGTTATCGGTTATGCAACAATACATCTCGCTGCAGCAGGATGCAGTGAGAATTGCTCGTATTCAGAAAGAAGCTGATGCTGATACGCAGTTGGCTGTTGAGAAGTTCGAGGCTGAATTGGCTAAGGCACAGGCTGATGAGTACCTTCTACGTCAGTCTATCGTTGAGACGGAGAATAATCTAAACCTTCTCTTAGGTAGATTCCCTCAGACCATACAACGCACAAAGGTTGACTTCTTACAGCTTCCAATGCCTACAACTGCACATTCCTTATCTACTCAACTTCTATTACAACGTCCTGATGTCATACAAGCTGAGCACCAGCTAAAGGCTGCTAAATGGGATGTGGAGACTGCACGTAAAGAGTTTCTCCCTTCATTTAATATCTCTGCGGCTATTGGATTAAATGCTTTTAACCCTAAGTACTTATTCAAACTACCGGAGTCTTTGGCGTTTAATGCCTTAGGTGGACTTACCGCTCCTCTCATCAATAAGAAGGCTATTCAAGCCAACTTCGCTCAGGCTGATGCGTTGCAGATAGAGGCTCTTTATAATTACGACAAAACATTGCTTACTGCTTTTATAGAAACAAGTACGCTGCAATCTAAGATTTCTAACATTAAGTTACTCCAACAATTTAAGCAGAAACAGAACGATGCTTTGGTAAGAGCCGTTTCTGCTGCTCAAAAACTATACCTCAATAACAGAGCTACTTATTTAGAGGTGATAGATAGTGAGCGCGGACAGTTAGACTGTAAAATGGAACTTATTGACGCAAAGTCACAACAGCTCTCAACCCTTATAGAAATGTATAGTGCGTTCTTTTAG